The Manihot esculenta cultivar AM560-2 chromosome 17, M.esculenta_v8, whole genome shotgun sequence genome contains the following window.
TTATATCACGACggtaaaagtttaaaatatagtacaaataaattttaatcaatgtcttataattaatatttttttccctaaatttcaacttttattttttttaaattagtaatAGTGTGTTACATTGTATTAAAAATTGtaacttcatttttttttaaagaaaattattaaaataaatctaGTAATATCAATTTATACTTttcttcaaaattaatttaataggaCAACGTCaaaatttatacattttatCTATTACTAAAGAAATTAAGatgaaaaatagtttaataaaaaatgcatgcacttcataattttattagtatttaCACGTAAATTGACTTATAGTAAAGCAAGCATCTTCTATTAGAGGAGTATTTTGTAAGACAAAatcgtttatttatttttattatatcactaaaaaataaagtaacattgatatattttacataataatttaatagatGTATATATATTCTAAGAAAATATCTtttcttatataattttatttaaattatatgtacttgattcttattttaattaaattaccaTGTAAAGTATAAAAGTTTTCCCATGATTTGAgttagaatttaattaaatcttcTCAGGTTCGACGTATCCGACTCTCTGTACAAGCAAAAGAATTGAACTTTTTTTACACAAGGATACACATCCtgtaaaaagaaagcaaaattcTAGCGTtagttcaaataaaaatttagtttaaaatcacaATGAGTCTAAGACTAGTGTTTGCACTTTTCTTACCGAAAATCTCGTCTAACCTATTAAACTCAGTCTTGATAGATTGGTTCACCGTTTGAGATTTTTCAAAGAACTTCTCCGAGAATGAGTCTGAGGAATAAACCGAATCGGTTAAGTGAAGGATATCCATAATTTCATTTTTACGATCATAAATTTATACAATTTATAGAATATTGTAGTTTTCTGTAAGATTTGTGGAATTAAGAGTGCTCAAACTCGAATCTACACCTAAAATCTAGTTTATAAATATGAAATGTCTCACGTAGCAAAAGCTGGCATTGAAACTCCAGTAGGCCTTATTAAACTGCACTACACATAGGATGCCTAATTTACTACCAGGTACATGCATAGATTTTACACAGAGGAAAGTAACCATAGCTCTCCTAGACACTAGACAGGATGTGATTTTTGTGGTGATTAACTGTTCTCTGCAGGTGCAATCACTTCTGAGGGTCTGTCGTCTTGATTCTTTTGGACGCCATGACTATAGGGCCAAAACGAATCTACATGACCAAGGTAACCACCAGCTCCTTTACAAGCCCCACGGTATAAGCAATTTATTGGTTTGCAGTGTAGGGGCTGACCAGACGCTCTTAGACCACCCTTGCACCAGAAGGGAAGAGTACCAATCCATGGTACTTTACACCATTAGGGAGGGCTGCTGTCCAAGTATCTACGATAATGGTGTAGGGCTGCTGTCCAAGTATCTACGATATCCCTCACTATAGCTAACGCTCTCATTTGAACAGTTCATTGGTCTGCAAGTAACAGGCGGACCAGAAGGATTTGAATGGGTTGGATATCCGCCTCCTCCTCCATTTTTGGTAGAGTCACAATTGCAACCATTAGGCCGACTCGTCCCACCGTTAAATCCGCCTCCTCCTCCATTTTTGGTAGAGTCACAATTGCAACCATTAGGCCGACTCGTCCCACCGTTAAAtccgcctcctcctcctccgccaCCAAAAGTACCTTTTCCATGTCTATCACTACCAATGCGAAGGAAGCCACCTCCTGCTCTGATACCTAGAAAGGGAATACCTTTCCATGTTCCTCCAAGTCCTGCTAGGAAGCCAGGATTGTCAGGTTTAGAACTTTCTTGATCCTTCTGATCACTGAGAATTCTACAAGAACCGAGTTCAAACAGTAGTATTATCAACAAGACTACATAAACCCATTTCAGTGCTGCCATTCTCTGAATGTTTCCCAGACCTTGAATGGCTACTGGTATGAGGTTGATTAATTTATACCAAGAAAGTTACATGGTCTTTGGGAAACATTTTCTTGTTTGAAGGTGAATGGGCATCAATACAGGTGTTGGTTGAGGAAAGATTGCAAGAAAGAAGATGATTTTCTGAAATTCCCTGTTCTTGAAATCTGGTGTCTTGGTACTTGTTGAGCAGAAAATTAATTACGAACTGTCACAGCTTGCTTGATTGAGCTTGTTTAGCATATTCTTATCCATGGGCTGTGACCTGTTCGTCTGTCTCCCATAATAATTGTCATGTAATGAGACTAGGAAGGAAGGGTTAGTGGAGCTTGTGAAAGAAATGGCAAAAAGCTAGAGATTTATGCAATCGTGTGTTCCTAAATTTTGTCGAGAGCTGATCATTAAAATTCATAATGAGGACTTTGTATACATATAAGAATGATATTcgacaaaaaatatatatattatactaaaaaaattatggcTTTTACAGTTTGTTTAGAAAAATTATGGCTTTTACAGTTTGTTTAGATAGATATAGTGCTAATAAAATTCTGTAAAAGGAGTTCTTTGTTCACAGACGATCTATGATGGTACTTGTCTTGAAATTGATGAGTCTGGAGATCTTGTTGAGGTTTAATCTTAAAAGCCAGCAGTGAGgtggatttttttaaaaatattattaacttagattaattatttattataaaaatgaacTATAAGTATCATACTTAGGATTCTGTACAGTAGAGTGacataataatatctttatataattttctatCTCCTCCTTTCCAAATATGGATGGCAATTTTTTTTGAGGTCCACATGATTTTTGCCTTTCAAATCTGCCTTCTGCATAATTTTGGCTATTTTCACTTGCAAGGTCAcaattttaaatgtattttcAATTTCATTGCTCATCTTCCAAACAAGGAAGATAAAAATATTCCATAATTTCTTTAACTCTCTTCTTCCATTTCCTCACCATTCTCGATCATAATGTGAAGCTTGGtgaatacaataaaaaaaaattatatatctgATCTCCATTGGCCTTTGACAACTCGACTTGAAATCGAaccctaaataaaaaaaaacagattCAAAATCCATCAGAACTCACAAAGTAGGTCAATTCATCATGCTCGTTTAACCCGCGCTGCAATAGACTGGATTGACCGATGCCCTAAACTCACTTAACAAGAGTTTAGCTCGTTTGATGTGATGAAAAATAGAGGATCAGGTCCAGTTACGCCACGGCTCTACCAGCACGCACGtcggagggaattaaatggccgcctgataaAGATAAATAGGAGAACGTCAACCTTACTCACACTTTGTAACCCTACTTTTTCTGAATTTAAGAACACCAAtatcatttatatatttaagtataaattataataacttaaaattaataactctatgcaaaatttattttgaatttactATTTTTAGAAAATCATGTTAAGAAATTCTTATTCATTTATTTGATATTACAATTTGAAGTTGAATATTATAAGTCCAGAGAAAATTATATAACCACTTAGCTAAAACTCATTGAACAAATTTCAGAGTTTTAGActcatattatattaaaatctaatGTTTTAATTCATATATGCATTTGGGATTATATATATCCTTATACAATaagtttcatttattttatttacagtTTTAATCTTTGTAGTTCCACATATTCTAATATTTAAATGCATAAAGTaaattattctttaaaaataatataataataataatttgactATATCTTTtatctaaataattaatttaaaagtttttaaaattataagaattagaTAAtcgacttttaaaaatataattagacTTAAATTGTAGTTTATTAAAGAGTGCTTAATTTCTGCTGGCGGGCTCTAGTTAATGTTGTCCCTTGCCTCTCGTCTCTTCAGTCCAAGAGAGTCCTGGTTGATCCTTCATGTCCGTTGTGTCATGCAGCCCCCTGAGAATGTCTTGCATATTCGGATTCAGTGCCCTTTTGCCTCGCCGTTGGGTTGGCCTGCACCTTCTGCATCTTCTTTAAATGAGTGGTTTTCTTTAGCCTTCTCTTCTGTTTCTGTGGAAAATGCCTCTCTTATGCTAATGATCTTATAGGCTTCATGGTAAAACAGGAACAATGTTGTATGGAAGGACAAGGGTCAGACTGCGAGTGGTATGTTCTTCATGACTctgaattttttgcagcaatggaAAGCAGCCAGATGGATGCAAAGTTATGACATTTCAGGAATCCTTTGGgctggattaaagagtgtggATGGGATTGAGTCCTTTTCGAATTGGATGCTCAGATAAGTGTGATGTGTGATGTCAGTTAATTATGCTTTGTTGGATGATTTATTATCTTTTAACCTTTTAGTTCATGACGGTAATCTGCTTTTATTTAGTTATGACGAAACAAAGTGTGTTTTTGTTCATAAATCTGTGAATGATGTCCTTATGTTCTAACAATATAGACTCATTCTGAAACTGTCtaacaaataaaaatagaacCATTCCagaaattcattaaaaaaaaggaaaatgaaaggCCCtggagttttttttatttattttccttttggGAATAAATTAATTGTTACAAATTGGGAATGAATCAATCAACAACTTAGCGAAGGAGGCAAGGTTTCTACTTTGCACTTTATCCCCACGCGCCGAAAACGCGGTGGGTGTCCAACACTCGACAAGGAGCTTATGGAGGAAGCAGGGAGCTATCCTGCATATTATTATATATCAAATCACAAAGAAGACGTATTAAGAAGGGAATCAAATCCTTCTGTTGCAGAGTAGGCAATTGAGCGCCAAAAGGAATTCCTTTTTTCCCCCACTTTCATTGCTCATTTCCACCTTGCAAGGTAATAGATAGCGCTTCCAATCTCTCCTCAACTGATTGCGGTACTTCGATTCTGATTTTGATTGATGGGTTCTTTCaatttctcttctctttttgaATTGGTTACACTTAAAACGCATTTTGTATGCTCTTCTTTCTTGAATGAAAGGTTAATTTTGTTATTACCTGTTGATTTCTTTCTCATAGTTGATGAATGTGGCTTTTAGCGCTCGATTATAGTTGTGATAGTGGAATGTCATAGGTGCTGGTTAGATTAAATGCCACCCATTCATTATAAGCCAATTGTCTGGTTTGCAGGTGGCTAAAACTCTTGCCTTTTCAAGCAGCTGTTTGATTGAGGATTCACATAATAGTTTCATTGTTTAGGTGAACACGTTTCACTTGGTGCAGTTGGctgcttctcttttcttttttttccttttggttTTTCTGTTATTAAGGACATTGTTTGTTGTGGGTTTTTTTGTGAATGGTTGAATTGGAAATTAATGATAGCCTCGGAAATAGTTTCATCTTTTTATTGCTTTGCATAGTTTCAGCAATTTTACTCCTTTTAGCTAGCAAATTGCATTTGAATGTTTGCGTTGGACATGTCTTGCTCTGCATCTCTATGAATCTGCCTTTGCATCTAGCAAATAATGTGCTCTGGCCTTTTCTCTCATCATTTCTTTGCAATGTTTTGGTTATGTTGTTACACTGCTTCTTTAGCAAACTTTTGTTAATTATACATTGTGTTCATCCTTCTAATGTCAAGTCCTGATTTGCATATTAAACccactcttttcttttctttttcttttctttttttaattttcagtgtcaaaatatatttaaatggaAGCATCTATGTTGAACACACAATACGATGGTAAGGAT
Protein-coding sequences here:
- the LOC110604880 gene encoding loricrin-like, giving the protein MAALKWVYVVLLIILLFELGSCRILSDQKDQESSKPDNPGFLAGLGGTWKGIPFLGIRAGGGFLRIGSDRHGKGTFGGGGGGGGFNGGTSRPNGCNCDSTKNGGGGGFNGGTSRPNGCNCDSTKNGGGGGYPTHSNPSGPPVTCRPMNCSNESVSYSEGYRRYLDSSPTPLS